TTCCACcaagtcacaaacacacacgcgtcattaaaaaacaaaacaaaaacacaaagccatCCAAAAAATAAAGGTTATGTTTATTTCTGTGAAAAGTCTGAAGGATAATTTGTTATCTGTGTTAGAAAAAAGCAAGTGTGTATCTGATAAACTAATGGATTACACTCTTAAAAATGCAGAACATCTACATTTTCTCTTATGCACAGGAATGTTGgacatttatttcattaaaaaatacaaaaataagattAAGAAAAAACCAAAAGACACCCACAATCCAGAATAGTCTGAAGGTGATGTGCTGGGAAGGGCAGAAAGGTTGAGGAAGGAGGGGCAATCTCATTCTTCTTCACTTTGAGCCTCCTTGGTCTACAGCAAATGACCAGAGTACTGCTtcacactgaaataaaaagagtgagaaaataaacaacacacacaaagggggggggggggggggggggaaacgtTGCACATTGCAAGCCAATGGAATTGTAAATATGAGTGGGAGCATGAATGTGGAGTGGAAAGAGACAGCAAATAGGAGAGGCAGAGGAAAGAGAGGATgaagatgtgactgaagtgccTGAAAGAGAATGAGGAAGACGAGGAAAATAGCAGGGTGTGGTTAGCCCTTGTGTCTAAGCAGGTGCAGCACACTGAAAGGGAGGAaggagagaaaggaagagggaggaaggGTTAGTTAGCATGGCAACACTACCCTACTCAAGAGAAAGGGCGGCAGGTCTACAGCTGTATTAGCATTCGGGCAGTAGCATCAACAAGGAAGTAGTGTGTATTATACGTGCCTACTGGTTGCCAAGGGagacagaagaggaggagccTGTGCTATTTGGCAGACTGTGATTTGTTGTCGGTTGCTctaactaaaaacaacaaaatcactAGTCTTCcacacagcagcagccaggGGAAGAATCAATCCACTCCCTGCTTCACAGTGAAACGGCTCTGATGGCAAAcggactgttttcttttttctgcttttttttttttcataataattTAACAATCATATTTCAGGGGACAGATGTGACAGTCAACGAAATATGCCTATCACATCAAcccttaaaacaaaaacaaaacaaaaataaacatgttacgTGATATGTACAACAGCTGTTAAAGCTTGTCTGTTCCGTCACAGCCATTTCATGTAAGAGGAAGGTTTGTACTAGTTGCACGTTGCATGGGAAGAAAGGAAGGGGGTTAGTGAAGAAAAGACAGCAGGCAACAGAATTTCAGAAACCCAACGAAAAGTGGACTAACAGAATGTAATTTCAATATAACATATTTACAACCTCAACCAAACCTTTCCCCTATTAATGTGAGGTTCAATGAATTGAGGGAAAGTTAATCTTTCACACATGAGCAGCTCTTCTCAGCATAAGTAAACAAGAATGCACTTTCTGAGAGGGTTGCATTATACTTTTAATGATGCAACCCTCACTCATGAGAGGTCAGTTGACCACTGAACAGTTTGACTGAGGTTTTCTAAAAGTTCAAAACTAACATTACAAGTTACTGAGCCTTATAAACACAACTTGAAGATATAACTACCACCAGCATGCTAGACCAAGAATTTCTAAAccgaaaacaggataaaagtcACTGGAATATACCGAGCCCATGTCAGGACTTGCCTGTTCTGTAGGAGGTATTGGGCATTCTGGATCTGATCCTGGGTGCCAGAAATGGTAATGATTCGGTCCTCAGAACCTTCCAGAGGTTCATCAATCTTGATGGAGGCCCCAGACTCATGGCGGATCTGTTTGATCCGCTGGCCTCCCTTACCAATGATAGAGCCAGCCAACTGTaccgagtaaaaaaaaaaaaaagaaaagaaaaaaaaaagaggggtggTGAACAGGGGGCGGgcaaaatgttaaattattttagGTTCTGTGACTAAAGGTGCGTGTAGGTTGACAAATCCAAATTGGagacacaaaacacagaaaagctttactcaggaaaaaaaaaaaaaaaatcaatgaaaatacatcttgAAATTATTTTAGGTAGTGGTTAGTTCTTTAATAAAACCAATAAATGGACCTTAAATGACTTGTCTACTGTGGATATTCTGTTGGCAAATTTTAGCTGCTGCACACCTAACAgcaactctcacacacacaaaaaattaaaTGCCACTTAAATGTCATAATGATAATGACAGAGTGCAGATAACATGCTTGGATTGCAATGTACAGTTCCAATCTTTATAATATGGGGCACAGTAGACAAATAAAACAGATCTTCCTTAGGTGTAAGTTTACAGTTCTATATTGTCATTCACTCACATCTTTAGGGATCGTCACTTGTGTGGTAATGACAGGGCCACCCATGTCGTTATAGGAGCCACGACCACCTGATggcaagaagaagaggaaaggtaagaaaagggggaagaaaaaagaaagaaagaaaaaagcaatctTTTCTAATCACGTTGACTGATGAAGTGTAGAGGCTCACCTGACTGGTAGCTATCCCACGAGGAACTGTTATCTGAGcagaagaggaaacaaaaagaacacTCAGTGATCACCACCAAGACAGGCCAACAGTTGTTCAAATGACCCCCCCTTGATACTAAACTTAAACCCATAAGTGGGTACATATGGCAAAGAAATCAAGAAATGTGTTAAATCATATTTAAATCTCTACCTAATCCTTAACATTTGctggaaacatgtttaaaatcaaATGTCATTGCAAACAAATTTCTTTAAAATTCACAATACAGATTTAAATTAATATCCCAAATTCATTAGCTGCAATATCCTTTTAGCCCATTTATATTTGTAACATATGAGAAAATTATTGTCACCACACTAAATTATTAAGAATTCTCCAACCTGTACTGTTGATTAAGACGTTAACAGCATTGTAACCACATCCTCGTCACGCAATACAGGATGTTTAGCACTTACCATATCCTCCGCCACTCTgtaagaaacacacagaaacacagaccaGTTACATACAGCACAATGAAGTCCTTTCATCTTTACATCCCACAGATCGTACGCAAAAATGCACGGatgctgaagctgcagcatcCATGGAGTAGACTAAACTAAAAGCCACCCAGTATTTCATCCATAATACagactcctcctccttctctccctccATCCCCCCTCCCCATCTCTCCTTGCATCTCCATCAGCCCCCATTTTCAGCTGCtattcagctgctgctgtcaccAGGGCAACAAGCAATTCAAATAGCTGTTGCTGAGCAACGGCAGGCAGTATCCTGCCAGCtctcagagagggagagggagaatgAGGGAGAGAGACCTTCCAGTCTGTCAACAAAGCATTATTAGTGCTTAGCAACCAACCACGGCCACCCCCTACCTCCCTACCCTTCCAACATCCTCCCTCACTTTACAGGAAAAACAGGCTGGCCGTGAAAAGTACACAGTAAGAGGGTAATTATAGCTGATTATTATGGGGTGTCTCCGGCTGTGGTGATTACGGTCATTTGGTGGGATGGTTTACACCATGCAAAAGCTAGCTTGGATCCATGGCTCATTTGAGTGTATGCACATTCATTTGCACGAGTGACGACGTAATGTCAACTAGAATTACCACCTTGTTATTTTATCCTTCCGCCAACCAATCAAATTTCAATTTACATCCTGCCCAGCCCTGCCCTTCTGTATGTAAAGTTATCACTTAACCATTTAATACTCTTTGGCATTTATGATCAGTTCCATGGTTACACACTTACACAATATATAATGAACTGTTTCAAACTATTTTTGATCTTTGGCCGCCAAAATGAAACCAGTTCATACTCTAGTTCAAACAAACTTGTGCCAAATTTTAAGAAATTCGCCTCAGACAGACGTACAGAAAGAAAACCTAGAAAAAAATCCCTCTGGTTATGGCAGTTGATCACATGCTGACTTGATAAACCATTATTGTCATGACAGGATAATGGGACAATCACAGCATATTGTGTGGCGACAGGACCAACAAGTATGCTAGGTTGTGGACGCTGGCACCCAATGAGATGCTAGTACCAGAGCCGCATGCATTTAGCAAAGGGTCACTAACCATGCTATCGCTGTAGCGATCCGGTCTGCCTCTTCTGTCACTGGTGATGGAAGGGAGGGGTgggcagaaacacagagagagggagatgtgGGTTGGGGtggaaagaaatagaaaaagctTAGAAAAATGCTTGACAACATTCCAAAGAAAATTTCTGGTCCAggtcaaactgcacacacacgCTGAGCAAGATTACAGTATAAACACATTTCCTCTCAGCCATCTTCCCACACAGTAACAGGAACAGCTCTGACAGTGTTATGGTGAGAGGAGTGAcaggtggtggtgatgatgatcaGAGCCAAGGGCTGCTGAATTTCCCCCCCCTACACGACTGAGCTAAAATAAAGAAGACTGAAGAAACACATTTGGATGTActttgtactttttcttttcttaagaaCATACATGCACAGATGTTAATGTTGTGATAAAAGTCTCATCATAACTTAATATCATGTAGTGCTTTTGCTACACTCTTTCCCCACgttttgttaataataaaaaagtctTAGAGATATCATCAACAAGGCTACTGTCAGGGTATCATAATagctttgttcttgttttgtcaTCGCAGAGCTTGCATTTTAGAATTTTTAATAGCCCCGCCCATAGTTTGACACCCAACATAATTTGCTTGAATTGGTTTACTTCAGGTTGGATTTAAGAGTCCAAAATGAAGCAAAATTATACATCtctatatattaaaaatatttttaaatcaaaagcTGGCATTGAAAGCATACCTCTTAGCAGGGGCTGTAAGTGACAAGCATCACATCAGCACATGACCCTCACACACCACCACAAAATAACTATCTAATGAGTAGCACAATGAATGTGTTACCATCACAAGAAAGAGCTTGTCATACAGTGTTGCTCTACTGTCCTACAAAGCACTCCAAATAGATGGGCTGAACATGTGAATGAAGGTTAGggtactaaaaaaaacaaactgtagtATTTAGTAGTTAGCAATACAAAAGAAGAGTAAATCTTTTAGTTTCTcaaaaatgagcagaaaaatgtGTAGAGCAGAGGAAACATGTGGGGATACCTTAACAATTAATTTTCATAAACTCCAGACAAATTGTCCATTTCATTTGTGAATGTAAATTTAGGCTTTCAGCAGCAGCGAATCACTCCAAACACAGACCGATGGGCAAAATCCCACTGGCGTTAACATGAAGTGAATTACAGAACATCTACTTATAATGTGACAAATGCAGGTAATACAAACCAACTGAAAATCAGAATGTCAAAGTATCCCTGTTGAGATTAGTTAGGAGGTTTAGTCAAAGGTTTAGGGGCAGAAACTTACTTTGACCTCTCATCTGAGCCGCGGTACGAGTCATAGTAACGATCATCTCTGTGGGCAAGATGGAGATGGGGGTcggcaaaaacaaataaacgcacaaaaaaaaaaaaaaaaaaaaaaagatacaaacaCACCCAGACAATGATGAGCACATACACTTAATGAAATGATAGCCACTCAATAACATACAGAATACTGGACTTAGTTCGTCTTACACAAGACAACTGAACCAAGTTGACCCTAAACAGAACGCATCTGAATGGAAAGAAGGCACCTGAAGAGATTAAGCTCTGTATATGGACATGTAGGAAAATGAGCAAGTGCTCTTGAATATAgagttgctgtttttttaaccTATCAACCTCAAGAAGCGCTAAACAGGAGTGAAAGGACTCAACTTCGAACTCAAattttatatagagattgaaaatgtgacgtcattcaggggtaaaaccgcaaaggattctgggaactcgtggcaagaggtactagcgcacgcaggctttcaattgaaattacattacacagcgataaaaagaaacacaaaaatgtcaagaagctgttgtattattaactgcaatagccggtcgcatgacagccacgggaagccgacgggtaaagagatcgttttttttttttttgttgtttttttgtttttttttttttaatcggattacgtcgttgaagagaaattgtttgagccatgtttccgaagtaacaaagaggcgacagatggcctggattgcagccattcaaagaccaaatataacgtcccagaacactccagctcacatgttagtctgcccCAAgaatttccacaaaggtcagtgttttgtagtagttaatacgtcattttcataacataattggtgatataggttacaagcaagtctggcgctgaacagaaactgTCGcactatgctcctttgtttattgtatcactaattgcccaggacgattacagcatacaatattattgtcactgctacatttctgtaatgcgaatcagaaattatttccactactattTAATTATTGTTGAGCTTAaagtcctattaataaacggttaacgaatgtgtatttatgaagacgatttgtgagactggtaaacttatgatacgtacgatggtctttcgttctacacggtgcatttcaaggtcctgtacccatccgtcagtaaactgtacctgggcttgttgcagtgacctgaagttactaaacttcatgagtgtatgcactcactccaagaaccgtgtaattataaatatgagcgtggtgaaagttgggcagcacactAACatattttgtccactctgtgtgctcgtaagggtctgaccctttcactcctttgattttttcctcatatcttttctttgacttttcatcaagtctgtctttgtacggactggcattgttctccttcgttttgtacataacttTTTTGGGGGACAAAGAAAGAAGGTAtcggaaccggagaatgaacgttttgcaatgctgcaaatgcttgcgttTGATGCATTGCTTTGCCACGAGTATCcagcatgcaatgcgcgaaagtcacatGGTCAGTCAATCTCTATAGTCATTAAGCTCTATAGTATTAAGCAAATCAGTGAATGCTTACAAGATGGGCAATGTATTCTTATTATAACAAACTCACTTAAGTGGGAATGCCTTGGGACAAGACTGATTTGTGCacaagaaaaagcaaagcagggGAGCAAACTGCATGTTATCTGTGCTCATCTCTTACCCTCTGTGTGGGTGTCCCATTGGCATGTTGCGTCCACGGCTACTCCCTCTACCAACCCTACTCGGATGTGGTGGGGGAGGACCTCGGCGGGGGCTCATTTCATCGTAATCTCGACGTGACGGAGGCATGGGTCCCCTTCCCCCTCTACTTGAAGGCATTCGGTCAAAGCTGCGCTCTCCATGGCTGGACCGGCTACCGCGCATTGGGAAACCTCCCATTGGTCTGCGTCCACCCCCTCTCTCCTCAAACATCATGGTAAAACCACCGTATTCATACGTCTCGTCGTAGAAGTTGGGGTCATAGGGCTGTGTACGGCCCTTTATGGGAGCCTGAAACAGGGAAACAGAACATTCAGGCCTGCCCAGAGCGTCAATTTAATTTACAAGAAAATAGAGGGATCATGCGcaacaatattattatttatgtattatttattattatatggttTAAGTTCTGTGAAATTATCATGGATTTCATATTGAATTAAAACTCCCAACCAAAcctaaggcaaaaaaaaaaaaaaaaaaaaaaaaaaaaaaaattcccataGATCAGCAATTTTCAATATATAAATAGCTGCaaagataaatacataaatgaactACTCCAGAATAGATAACCTTACTTCAGATATGAGCTCCAGCATAGTCTTGATACACTCCACCACTCTCTCCGTTTTACCACCAACCAGAACTACACGGTCTGTCGACTGGGGACAACACTCCTGAAACAGCTTGATGCTGGTCTTTGTGTTCTGGAGacaaatacagacacacacacgaatggacaaagaaaacagatgctCATTTAACAAAATCCCAAGGCTGTCCATTTATTAGGGAAAGACAGATGAACAAAAGATGGCATTTAAATCAAGTCTAAGAAGAATATAAAATTtacaaacataacaaaaacaaatctccaTTTTTTTGAAGATACCTCACGCAGCTCCTTGATCTTGGCTCCCTTCACTCCAATGATAGAACCGGCCAGGCTTTGGTGGATCAGCAGACGGAGCTCACAGTCAAAATCCATCCCATTGTACTGCTGGTACTGCACGGGACATTTAACATATTCAAACCATAATACAAATTTTATACATCGTTACCTCATACACCTGATTGCCAAT
This genomic stretch from Astatotilapia calliptera chromosome 12, fAstCal1.2, whole genome shotgun sequence harbors:
- the hnrnpk gene encoding heterogeneous nuclear ribonucleoprotein K isoform X1; protein product: METDIDQQEEASFSNTETNGKRPAEDADEQKSFKRSRNSDEMVELRILLQSKNAGAVIGKGGKNIKALRTDYKASVSVPDSSGPERILSISADIETVGEILLKIIPTLEEYQQYNGMDFDCELRLLIHQSLAGSIIGVKGAKIKELRENTKTSIKLFQECCPQSTDRVVLVGGKTERVVECIKTMLELISEAPIKGRTQPYDPNFYDETYEYGGFTMMFEERGGGRRPMGGFPMRGSRSSHGERSFDRMPSSRGGRGPMPPSRRDYDEMSPRRGPPPPHPSRVGRGSSRGRNMPMGHPHRGDDRYYDSYRGSDERSNDRRGRPDRYSDSMSGGGYDNSSSWDSYQSGGRGSYNDMGGPVITTQVTIPKDLAGSIIGKGGQRIKQIRHESGASIKIDEPLEGSEDRIITISGTQDQIQNAQYLLQNSVKQYSGHLL
- the hnrnpk gene encoding heterogeneous nuclear ribonucleoprotein K isoform X2, yielding METDIDQQEEASFSNTETNGKRPAEDADEQKSFKRSRNSDEMVELRILLQSKNAGAVIGKGGKNIKALRTDYKASVSVPDSSGPERILSISADIETVGEILLKIIPTLEEYQQYNGMDFDCELRLLIHQSLAGSIIGVKGAKIKELRENTKTSIKLFQECCPQSTDRVVLVGGKTERVVECIKTMLELISEAPIKGRTQPYDPNFYDETYEYGGFTMMFEERGGGRRPMGGFPMRGSRSSHGERSFDRMPSSRGGRGPMPPSRRDYDEMSPRRGPPPPHPSRVGRGSSRGRNMPMGHPHRGDRRGRPDRYSDSMSGGGYDNSSSWDSYQSGGRGSYNDMGGPVITTQVTIPKDLAGSIIGKGGQRIKQIRHESGASIKIDEPLEGSEDRIITISGTQDQIQNAQYLLQNSVKQYSGHLL